TGTAGCCATCGAGGGCGGGGAAAGCCCGCTGATGGTGCAGGAGCGGCAGAAGCCAGCATTAGAACATATTTTATCCTATCCTAAGCAAAAACAGGTGCTGATTTGTATGCACGGTCGGGCTATGCGAATCTTTCTTTGTCTGATGATGAACCGCGACCTGAGAGAAATGGATCAGTTTGCCCACACCAATTTGGGACTTTACCTATTGCACTACTATGCTGATGATAAACGGTTTGAAATTATCAAGGAAAACGATCAAGCCCACCTTCTGGATGTTCCGCCACTTACCCAAGAAGATGCATCTGAGCCGAAGTGATCTAACCTTTTTGAACCAAAGCAGTTTCTAAGTTCTAAGGTTGCAAGTTTCAGGTTAATACTAAACGTGTAACCTGCCAAACTTGTAACTAACAAAACTATTTTTTAATCATGGAATGGAATCCGAAAGAAATCGAGCTTATCTACAATTTTAATAATCAAGGTGACCGAGAGGCTCTCGCTTATGCCAAGCAAATTGCCCAGCATGTAAACGAAACTGATATTTCTAAAACTCCGCTTACCGAACGGCAGATGGCGCAGTTACTAGATAATCTGAGTTTAGGAGTCGATGATGTTATTGACCGCCGGGCGGATATTTACCAAGAAAAATACGATGATGCAGAAATGTCGAAAGAAGATTGGCTGGAAGTACTAAAGCATAATCCTGAACTAATGCGTACCCCGATCGGAATTCTAGGCAACCGAGCTATTATCTGCGAAACTCCCAACGATCTGCTCAAGCTAGACGATGGGCAGGGCTTCGACCAGAACATGAAGACGTAGTTTAGTCGTGATTCATCTAGAAAATCCGTAATTTCCTCATCATGGAAAGATACGAAATCAAGTTACCACCGACTCTTTCGCTCACCGAGGATGAATTCTTCGCGCTCTGCCAAGAAAACCGCGACCTGCGTTTTGAGAGAAATGCTAACGGAGAAATTATTATTATGGCCCCTACCGGAGGAATCACTGGCGATAAGAATGGCGAATTAGTTGCTGATTTGAAATTATGGAATCGCCATACGCAACTGGGAAAAGTATTTGACTCCTCTACGGGCTTTATCTTACCTAATGGAGCGACTCGCTCGCCGGATGCTTCTTGGTTGGAAAGGTCGCGCTGGGAGGCTTTAACTGAAGAGCAACAGGCTACGTTTGTGCCACTATGCCCTGATTTTGTGGCTGAACTGATGTCTCCTTCCGATATACTAAAGACTACGCAAGCAAAAATACAAGAGTGGATGGACAATGGCTGTCGCTTAGGTTGGTTGTTTTATCCGCCAGAAGAACAAACCTTCGTCTACCGCACTGGACAAGCCAAACCAGAGACAGTCATTGGCTACGACCGAACATTATCGGGCGAAGAGGTGCTACCCAACTTTGCGTTTGACTTGCAGTGGTTAAAGTAGCATCGCTGAAAGGTCATCTGGTGAGGCTACTCCGCTAAATGGCCTTCTGCCGTTAGGTAAAGTGTAATCGGAATACCCTCTTTTTTCCAAGGAGCTAAACTGGAGGCTCGAGTGTAAGCTTCTCCGCGATCGTAGCCTTTACCGTGGGTGAAAAATAGCGCGTTATTGCCAGTGTCGCTCCGCCAAAGCTGTATCACCTCAAAGGTCACGATAATATCTTGGTCAACAATCAATTGTCTCGAGGTAACATCCCTGGTGATCCATTTATCGCGTTTGTAACTTTTAATGAATAACTCCTGCTGAAGCAAGGAAGTATCGGGTAAATCATTTTTTACATCGTAAACATTAATGCGAAACAGCACACTATCCATCGTATTGAAGCGGGTATGAAAGTTGATGTCAGTCACTCGGTAGGTTTGTCCGTCGTTAAAAATCCGCACACCCCATTCCCCACCCCAACCGAAGTTTTGCAAACCGCTCTGCCCCGAAGTGGTTTTCGTTGGCTGATAGCGTCCTAATTTTATGGGATCACTCAAACGAGAG
This region of Tunicatimonas pelagia genomic DNA includes:
- a CDS encoding arsenate reductase family protein; translation: MEWNPKEIELIYNFNNQGDREALAYAKQIAQHVNETDISKTPLTERQMAQLLDNLSLGVDDVIDRRADIYQEKYDDAEMSKEDWLEVLKHNPELMRTPIGILGNRAIICETPNDLLKLDDGQGFDQNMKT
- a CDS encoding carboxypeptidase-like regulatory domain-containing protein; this encodes MKVIVTAFLFVSLFANTAFSQVVSGVVLDSATQQPLAYVHIGVLDKNMGVISRDDGTFKIDLSEAGSQDELTFSSVGYHTQHIPQSSWRSAPLKVYLSPRAFTLREVVVEDSRLSDPIKLGRYQPTKTTSGQSGLQNFGWGGEWGVRIFNDGQTYRVTDINFHTRFNTMDSVLFRINVYDVKNDLPDTSLLQQELFIKSYKRDKWITRDVTSRQLIVDQDIIVTFEVIQLWRSDTGNNALFFTHGKGYDRGEAYTRASSLAPWKKEGIPITLYLTAEGHLAE
- a CDS encoding Uma2 family endonuclease, with the translated sequence MERYEIKLPPTLSLTEDEFFALCQENRDLRFERNANGEIIIMAPTGGITGDKNGELVADLKLWNRHTQLGKVFDSSTGFILPNGATRSPDASWLERSRWEALTEEQQATFVPLCPDFVAELMSPSDILKTTQAKIQEWMDNGCRLGWLFYPPEEQTFVYRTGQAKPETVIGYDRTLSGEEVLPNFAFDLQWLK